The Pectobacterium parmentieri genome segment CTACCTTAGGACCGTTATAGTTACGGCCGCCGTTTACCGGGGCTTCGATCAAGAGCTTCGCCTTGCGGCTGACCCCATCAATTAACCTTCCGGCACCGGGCAGGCGTCACACCGTATACGTCCACTTTCGTGTTTGCACAGTGCTGTGTTTTTATTAAACAGTTGCAGCCAGCTGGTATCTGCGACTGGCTTCAGCTCCATCCGCAAGGGACTTCACCTACGCGCCAGCGTGCCTTCTCCCGAAGTTACGGCACCATTTTGCCTAGTTCCTTCACCCGAGTTCTCTCAAGCGCCTGAGTATTCTCTACCTGACCACCTGTGTCGGTTTGGGGTACGATTTGATGTTACCTGGAGCTTAGAGGCTTTTCCTGGAAGCGTAGCATTGGTTACTTCATCACCGTAGTGACTCGTCATCACGCCTCAGTGTTAACGATGACCCGGATTTACCTAAGTCACCCACCTTCACGCTTAAACCGGGACAACCGTCGCCCGGATAACCTAGCTTTCTCCGTCCCCCCTTCGCAGTAACACCGAGTACAGGAATATTAACCTGTTTCCCATCGACTACGCTTTTCAGCCTCGCCTTAGGGGTCGACTCACCCTGCCCCGATTAACGTTGGACAGGAACCCTTGGTCTTCCGGCGTGCGGGTTTTTCACCCGCATTATCGTTACTTATGTCAGCATTCGCACTTCTGATACCTCCAGCAACCCTCACAGGCCACCTTCAACGGCTTACAGAACGCTCCCCTACCCAACAACGCCTAAGCGTCGCTGCCGCAGCTTCGGTGCATGGTTTAGCCCCGTTACATCTTCCGCGCAGGCCGACTCGACCAGTGAGCTATTACGCTTTCTTTAAATGATGGCTGCTTCTAAGCCAACATCCTGGCTGTCTGTGCCTTCCCACATCGTTTCCCACTTAACCATGACTTTGGGACCTTAGCTGGCGGTCTGGGTTGTTTCCCTCTTCACGACGAACGTTAGCACCCGCCGTGTGTCTCCCGTGATAACATTCTTCGGTATTCGTAGTTTGCATCGGGTTGGTAAGTCGGGATGACCCCCTAGCCGAAACAGTGCTCTACCCCCGAAGATGAGTTCACGAGGCGCTACCTAAATAGCTTTCGGGGAGAACCAGCTATCTCCCGGTTTGATTGGCCTTTCACCCCCAGCCACAAGTCATCCGCTAATTTTTCAACATTAGTCGGTTCGGTCCTCCAGTTAGTGTTACCCAACCTTCAACCTGCCCATGGCTAGATCACCGGGTTTCGGGTCTATACCCTGCAACTTAACGCCCAGTTAAGACTCGGTTTCCCTGCGGCTCCCCTATTCGGTTAACCTTGCTACAGAATATAAGTCGCTGACCCATTATACAAAAGGTACGCAGTCACCTAACAAGTAGGCTCCCACTGCTTGTACGTACACGGTTTCAGGTTCTATTTCACTCCCCTCGCCGGGGTTCTTTTCGCCTTTCCCTCACGGTACTGGTTCACTATCGGTCAGTCAGGAGTATTTAGCCTTGGAGGATGGTCCCCCCATATTCAGACAGGATGTCACGTGTCCCGCCCTACTCATCGAACTCACAACTTGTGCATTTTTGTGTACGGGACTATCACCCTTTACTGTGCGACTTTCCAGACGCTTCCACTAACACACAAACTGATTCAGGTTCTGGGCTCCTCCCCGTTCGCTCGCCGCTACTAGGGGAATCTCGGTTGATTTCTTTTCCTCGGGGTACTGAGATGTTTCAGTTCCCCCGGTTCGCCTCATTACGCTATGTATTCACGTAATGATAGTGTGTCGAAACACACTGGGTTTCCCCATTCGGGTATCGTCGGGTATAACGCTTCATATCAGCTTACCGACGCTTATCGCAGATTAGCACGCCCTTCATCGCCTCTGACTGCCTAGGCATCCACCGTGTACGCTTAGTCGCTTAACCTCACAACCCGAAGGTGTCTTGAATAAATCAAGGTCACGTTCGCGCTGCGATTATTTGAGAGACTCATTGACAGACTGATGCATCACGACGCACCCGAAGGTCATCGTGTTTTCTCAGCCGTCATGTTTCAATTTTCAGCTTGTTCCAGATTGTTAAAGAGCAATATCGTAAACATGACTCCAAAGAATCATCTTTAAGATATTCGGTGATAATGTCTTTCACTCATTATCGGATTGGCGTCCCCAAGGGGATTCGAACCCCTGTTACAGCCGTGAAAGGGCAGTGTCCTAGGCCTCTAGACGATGGGGACACGAAAAATCCGTACCGAATCAGAAATTCGGCACTATCGCGTCAGCATGAGTCTACACTCATGACATCAACAGGTGCGCTTGCTCAGTATTTTCATCAGACAATCTGTGTGAGCACTTCACTTAACACACATCTTTTTGGTAAGGAGGTGATCCAACCGCAGGTTCCCCTACGGTTACCTTGTTACGACTTCACCCCAGTCATGAATCACAAAGTGGTAAGCGCCCTCCCGAAGGTTAAGCTACCTACTTCTTTTGCAACCCACTCCCATGGTGTGACGGGCGGTGTGTACAAGGCCCGGGAACGTATTCACCGTAGCATTCTGATCTACGATTACTAGCGATTCCGACTTCATGGAGTCGAGTTGCAGACTCCAATCCGGACTACGACGTACTTTATGAGGTCCGCTTGCTCTCGCGAGGTCGCTTCTCTTTGTATACGCCATTGTAGCACGTGTGTAGCCCTACTCGTAAGGGCCATGATGACTTGACGTCATCCCCACCTTCCTCCGGTTTATCACCGGCAGTCTCCTTTGAGTTCCCACCATTACGTGCTGGCAACAAAGGATAAGGGTTGCGCTCGTTGCGGGACTTAACCCAACATTTCACAACACGAGCTGACGACAGCCATGCAGCACCTGTCTCACAGTTCCCGAAGGCACTAAGGTATCTCTACCGAATTCTGTGGATGTCAAGAGTAGGTAAGGTTCTTCGCGTTGCATCGAATTAAACCACATGCTCCACCGCTTGTGCGGGCCCCCGTCAATTCATTTGAGTTTTAACCTTGCGGCCGTACTCCCCAGGCGGTCGACTTAACGCGTTAGCTCCGGAAGCCACGCCTCAAGGGCACAACCTCCAAGTCGACATCGTTTACAGCGTGGACTACCAGGGTATCTAATCCTGTTTGCTCCCCACGCTTTCGCACCTGAGCGTCAGTCTTTGTCCAGGGGGCCGCCTTCGCCACCGGTATTCCTCCAGATCTCTACGCATTTCACCGCTACACCTGGAATTCTACCCCCCTCTACAAGACTCTAGCCTGTCAGTTTTGAATGCAGTTCCCAGGTTAAGCCCGGGGATTTCACATCCAACTTAACAGACCGCCTGCGTGCGCTTTACGCCCAGTCATTCCGATTAACGCTTGCACCCTCCGTATTACCGCGGCTGCTGGCACGGAGTTAGCCGGTGCTTCTTCTGCGGGTAACGTCAATCGACAAGGTTATTAACCTTATCGCCTTCCTCCCCGCTGAAAGTGCTTTACAACCCGAAGGCCTTCTTCACACACGCGGCATGGCTGCATCAGGCTTGCGCCCATTGTGCAATATTCCCCACTGCTGCCTCCCGTAGGAGTCTGGACCGTGTCTCAGTTCCAGTGTGGCTGGTCATCCTCTCAGACCAGCTAGGGATCGTCGCCTAGGTGAGCCATTACCTCACCTACTAGCTAATCCCATCTGGGCACATCCGATGGCAAGAGGCCCGAAGGTCCCCCTCTTTGGTCCGAAGACGTTATGCGGTATTAGCTACCGTTTCCAGTAGTTATCCCCCTCCATCAGGCAGTTTCCCAGACATTACTCACCCGTCCGCCGCTCGTCACCCGAAGAGCAAGCTCTTCTGTGCTACCGCTCGACTTGCATGTGTTAGGCCTGCCGCCAGCGTTCAATCTGAGCCATGATCAAACTCTTCAATTTAAGATTTGTTTGATTTGCTGAACTCGTCAGCGATGCTCAAAGAATTAAAACTGTTTATTCGTAATGAATTTACTGTTGTTCACTCTTCAAGACTTTTTATATCGTTAAGATACGGTCTTGTGAGTGCCCACACAGATTGTCTGATTATATTGTTAAAGAGCAGTGCCACTTCTTCGGTGGCGCGGGCTGCATATACTATGCTAATCCGCTTTAAAGTCAAGTCATTACTGACCGCCTTTAGTAAATCTTTTTCCTGTCACCACAACGGCGTGTCGCTGTTGCCGTGTCAGTGGAGGCGCATTATAGGGACTTCTCGGCGGCTGACAAGCGCTAAATGCAAAATAATTTCCGTTTGTCTACTATTCACCCATAAAACGATTAAAGTGGCAGTTTTTCCAGCGAATCGAAGCCATAGCGCTGCAATATCGGCCACAGCGTGGCTACTTTAGGCGTAATCGTCAGGCAATAAACCAGATTTTTATCGGTAGAAAGTGGAGGATTATCCAGATTAGCAATCAGCCATGCCGTTCTTTTGGCTATAGCCGCGCCAGAATCAACAAGACGCGTCCCTTCTGGCAATGCCATTTTCAGCTCTTCTGCTAACAATGGGAAATGCGTACACCCGAGCACAACCGTATCTGGTGGCTCAGGCAGACGTAACCAAGGACGCAGAATTTTTTGCAGTTCAGAAATTGAGATTGTCTCCCCCTGCAATTTAGCCTCTGCCAATTCAACCAGCTCTGACGAACCCAGCGACAAAATCTGGCAATCCGTCGCAAAACGGGCAATCAACTCGTGTGTATAGGGGCGTTGAACGGTTGCACGCGTCGCCAATAGGCCAACAACGCCGTTGCGCGTCAACTTAGCCGCAGGTTTAACGGCTGGGACGACGCCCACGACAGGGAAAGTAAAACGTTCACGTAAAGCAGGAAGGGAAATCGTACTCGCCGTATTGCAAGCAATCACAACCAATGCGAGCTGATGACGTTGCTGGACTGCGCTAACAATCTCAACCACGCGCTCGATAATAAACTGCTGTGATTTCTCACCATAAGGAAACGCTTCATTATCGAAGGCGTATATATAGTGAAGATCCGGCAGGAGTTGCCGGATCTCATTATAAACAGACAGCCCGCCTACGCCGGAATCAAACACCAGAACCGTAGGTCGGGATGGCAGGTTAGAAGGTATAGCTTCCAGTGAGATAGTATTCTCGCCCTGCCGTGCGGTAGCCATATGCCGTCTCATAATCTTTATCAAACAGGTTGGCGATTCTACCACGAACTGTCAGATGTGAGGTGACTGGATATGAGGCGGCGAGATCCCAGAGGCTTACGCCGCCAAGTTTGACAGAGCGTTCAGGAAATGTGCTGAAATCTTTATCATAGCGCTGACCGAGGTAATGGTATGCCACGCTCCAATCGAACTCGTAGAACTGCCAATCCAACTGATATTTAACTTGCTGTTTAGCACGGCGAATCAAAGCCTCATCAGTGATAGCGTTACGTGAATCAACATAATCATAGCTAACATGATGGCTCACGGGTCCGGTATCAAAAGTGGCTGTTGCTTCAATCCCCTTAATTTCAGCTTTATCTATATTTTGAAAAACCCAGTTGGTCCCACTCGTTGAAGTGATTAGATTATCAATATCATTACGATATCCAGAAACGCGCCATGTGACTGGCCCACTAAGGCCTTCAACTCCCCCCTCCCACTGTTTACTCTCTTCAGGTTGAAGTTCTCGATTACTCCCTGATCTGCCATACAACTGCCCCATATTTGGCGCTTTAAACGCAGTGCCGTAAGAAGCAATTAAACGATAGCCATCAATAAACTCCCAGGATGCCCC includes the following:
- the murI gene encoding glutamate racemase, whose amino-acid sequence is MATARQGENTISLEAIPSNLPSRPTVLVFDSGVGGLSVYNEIRQLLPDLHYIYAFDNEAFPYGEKSQQFIIERVVEIVSAVQQRHQLALVVIACNTASTISLPALRERFTFPVVGVVPAVKPAAKLTRNGVVGLLATRATVQRPYTHELIARFATDCQILSLGSSELVELAEAKLQGETISISELQKILRPWLRLPEPPDTVVLGCTHFPLLAEELKMALPEGTRLVDSGAAIAKRTAWLIANLDNPPLSTDKNLVYCLTITPKVATLWPILQRYGFDSLEKLPL